A region of Streptomyces paludis DNA encodes the following proteins:
- a CDS encoding IS630 family transposase (programmed frameshift), with the protein MRYPQGGGLTAERQAFRERVRMEAVAMFADGRGSTEIAKELRVSVRSVQRWRRSWREAGQDAVRSRGPVSRPKLNDRLFAVLEEELAKGPVAHGWPDQRWTLARIKTLIGRRFHKSMTLSGISQMLRRRDWSHQVPARRAVERDEAAVRPGEGGVAAPGTTAAALGAWTVFEDEAGFSMTPPTSRTWGRRGSTPVIRVRGRSRRRFSVAALCCYQPGERSRLIHRPKRHTDHKSGGRKSFARTEYRDLLIAAHQQLDGPIVLIRDNLNVHKDRRMRAFIDAQDWITAHHLPPYAPDLNPVEGIWSVLRRTTQANTAFTDPDHLIRQLRHGLRQIQYRSDIIDGCLTGTGLTLTTPRLQPQ; encoded by the exons GTGAGGTATCCGCAGGGTGGGGGTCTGACCGCGGAGAGGCAAGCATTTCGCGAGCGGGTCCGGATGGAAGCGGTCGCCATGTTCGCCGACGGACGTGGCAGTACGGAGATCGCGAAGGAGTTACGGGTCAGCGTCCGGTCGGTTCAGCGGTGGCGGCGGTCCTGGCGGGAGGCCGGCCAGGACGCGGTCCGTTCCCGCGGCCCGGTGTCCCGTCCGAAGCTGAATGACCGACTGTTCGCGGTGCTCGAGGAGGAGTTGGCCAAGGGACCGGTCGCTCACGGCTGGCCGGACCAGCGGTGGACGCTCGCCCGGATCAAGACGTTGATCGGCCGACGGTTCCACAAGTCCATGACGCTGTCGGGGATCTCCCAGATGCTGCGGCGCCGTGACTGGAGCCATCAGGTTCCGGCCCGTCGTGCCGTCGAGCGCGACGAGGCAGCCGTC CGGCCGGGTGAAGGAGGTGTGGCCGCACCTGGAACCACCGCGGCGGCGCTCGGGGCCTGGACCGTCTTCGAGGACGAGGCCGGATTCTCGATGACGCCGCCGACCTCACGCACGTGGGGCAGACGCGGATCCACCCCGGTCATCCGCGTCCGGGGCCGTTCCCGGCGTCGCTTCTCCGTGGCAGCCCTGTGCTGCTACCAGCCCGGCGAACGCTCCCGCCTGATCCACCGGCCCAAACGGCATACCGACCACAAGAGCGGCGGCCGCAAGAGCTTCGCCCGGACCGAGTACCGCGACCTCCTCATCGCCGCCCACCAGCAGCTCGACGGACCCATCGTCCTCATACGGGACAACCTGAACGTCCACAAAGACCGCCGCATGCGGGCCTTCATCGACGCACAGGACTGGATCACCGCCCACCACCTGCCGCCCTACGCACCCGACCTCAACCCCGTCGAAGGCATCTGGTCAGTACTCCGTCGGACAACCCAGGCCAACACCGCCTTCACCGACCCCGACCACCTCATCCGCCAGCTACGGCACGGCCTCCGCCAGATCCAATACCGCAGCGACATCATCGACGGATGCCTCACCGGGACCGGCCTCACACTGACGACACCACGCCTACAACCTCAGTAA
- a CDS encoding DUF1737 domain-containing protein yields MNTPPDGLPIYRVVTGPDDAAFCHRVSEAIDLGYTLHEGPAITFNGENVVVAQALVWRALP; encoded by the coding sequence ATGAATACACCACCGGACGGACTGCCCATCTACCGCGTTGTGACTGGCCCGGACGACGCCGCCTTCTGCCATCGAGTGAGCGAGGCCATCGACCTCGGCTACACACTGCACGAAGGCCCCGCCATCACCTTCAACGGCGAGAACGTCGTCGTCGCCCAGGCACTGGTCTGGCGAGCGCTGCCGTAG